In a single window of the Osmerus eperlanus chromosome 2, fOsmEpe2.1, whole genome shotgun sequence genome:
- the cntnap1 gene encoding contactin-associated protein 1 yields MICKILSICLLFLCFQHCSSRECVDPLVSQLYASSFLASSRYNFLYSANFAKLYGSSGWSPAPRDRQPWMQVDLGRKYRIVAVATQGTFNSYDWVTKYTLLYGDRPDAWTPYVMKGGNSTLPGNWNYNQVKRNVFHYPFTAKHIRLLPLGWNTENGGKIGVRLEVFGCAYDSYVMQMNGDDSVVYQYPDQKLRTLQDHFALNFKTLEQDGLLLHSEGIQGDLLTLELKKGRLYLTICLGSSAVHQVDGRTTMTVGNILDDQHWHYVTIKRYGRQVNFTVDSQKETAICNGEFTYLDLDKQLYIGGVIEPNQPHLPDKLNFRGCLENVFINGVNIINMAKREEPEIRIPRQKKMHYACRDILWKPMTFAGPNNYLQVPGFFRKPRMFVKFKFRSWDYTGLLMFTRFADDLGALELGLSEGQVNVTIMQPGKKKLQFAAGYRLNDGMWHTVDLAARDNLMTITIDDDEGSPLKITNPFTVRTGDRYFFGGCPKTNNTVRKCETKLNHFHGCMQQIYIDNEQLDIDIILQRKWGRYAELLLGTCGITDRCTPNPCEHEGRCIQSWDDFICLCENTGYKGEVCHNSVYKESCEAYRLHGNYGSGNYTIDPDLSGPLKPFEVYCMMKSYKAWTVIMHDRVESTKVSGSTVERPFIGDVNYWNASWDEVTALANTSMYCEQWISYSCYKSRLLNTPNGRPYGYWIGRNNDSHYYWGGTFRESQKCGCSINQTCADSRFQCNCDADYRQWYTDKGYLDWRDHLPVRKVVVGDTNRTGSEAHFSLGPLRCHGDRNIWNTIAFTKPTYITFPTFIPGSSADISFHFKTYRDHGVFLENSDEHLRNFIRIELNTTQDLAFIFMVGDGILNVTLHSPMPLNDNEWHYVQAELNVKVARIKVDYQPWAIRRFPGQTFVTMKFTHPLLIGSANRTNRPYLGCLRGLRMNGVTLDLEGKVNEEQGIRRNCTGQCLNATIPCRNDGQCLEGYAAYTCDCNNTAFEGFYCHKDIGAYFEIGSWLRYDIRKKAISDEAVWANWLDPHFRNFSLGYNDTSDDIEFSFSTLHTPAVLLYISSFIQDYMAVILRKDGSLHLRYKLGLITHKYQLAYRNLADGFPHYVNITRHNRTIKTQVDYMEPFIEKITLVEDFRFDSPKSMFMGRVMEVGDIDYEVQRHNSPGFIGCISGVRYNIHAPLKTFFRPNETNPPVTIQGYVSESICGAFPPVLGYVPWEVDPWFTGIEYYYIHDDLGLFWLTVVVILAMMLLFGGMYSIYIYVYRQKGSYHTNEPKNLESPSSSRPLTETLRKEKKNLPEIEEEFRAD; encoded by the exons GAGAATGTGTCGACCCCCTGGTCTCTCAGCTGTATGCCTCCTCgttcctggcctcctccagaTACAACTTTCTATACTCCGCCAACTTTGCCAAACTGTATG GAAGTAGTGGCTGGTCCCCCGCCCCCCGGGACAGGCAGCCCTGGATGCAGGTGGACCTGGGCAGGAAGTACCGCATCGTGGCCGTCGCCACGCAGGGCACCTTCAACTCTTATGACTGGGTCACCAAGTACACCCTGCTCTACGGGGACCGGCCGGACGCCTGGACCCCCTACGTCATGAAAGGAGGCAACTCG ACACTGCCAGGTAACTGGAACTACAACCAGGTGAAGAGGAATGTCTTCCACTACCCCTTCACTGCCAAACACATCCGCCTTCTGCCGCTGGGCTGGAACACCGAGAACGGGGGCAAGATTGGTGTCCGGCTGGAGGTTTTTGGCTGTGCCTACG ACTCCTACGTCATGCAGATGAACGGAGACGACTCGGTGGTCTACCAGTACCCAGACCAGAAGCTCCGGACTCTGCAGGACCACTTTGCCCTCAACTTCAAGACCCTGGAGCAGGACGGCCTGCTGCTGCACAGCGAGGGCATCCAGGGGGACCTCCTCACCCTGGAGCTGAAGAAGGGACGTCTCTACCTCACCATCTGCCTGG GAAGCAGTGCAGTTCACCAGGTGGATGGTCGCACCACGATGACTGTGGGTAACATTCTGGACGACCAGCACTGGCACTATGTCACCATCAAACGCTACGGCCGCCAAGTCAACTTCACCGTGGACAGTCAGAAAGAGACCGCCATCTGCAATGGAGAATTCACCTACCTGGACCTGGACAAGCAG CTCTACATAGGGGGGGTGATCGAGCCCAACCAACCCCACCTTCCAGACAAGCTCAACTTCCGGGGCTGCCTGGAAAACGTCTTCATCAACGGGGTCAATATCATCAACATGGCCAAGAGGGAGGAGCCAGAGATACGCATCCCTCGGCAG AAAAAGATGCATTATGCATGCCGTGACATTCTGTGGAAGCCCATGACCTTCGCTGGACCCAACAACTACCTGCAGGTGCCAGGTTTCTTCCGGAAGCCGCGTATGTTTGTAAAGTTTAAGTTCCGCTCCTGGGACTACACAGGCCTGTTGATGTTCACGCGCTTTGCCGATGACCTGGGGGCTCTGGAGCTGGGCCTAAGTGAGGGGCAGGTCAACGTCACCATCATGCAGCCTGGCAAGAAGAAACTACAGTTTGCTGCCG GTTACCGTTTGAACGATGGAATGTGGCACACGGTGGATCTGGCAGCGAGGGACAACCTGATGACCATCACCATCGACGATGACGAGGGCTCTCCCCTGAAGATCACCAACCCCTTCACCGTCCGCACCGGAGACCGCTACTTCTTTGGAG GTTGTCCGAAGACCAACAACACGGTGAGGAAGTGTGAGACCAAGCTGAACCACTTCCACGGCTGCATGCAGCAGATCTACATCGACAACGAGCAGCTGGACATCGACATCATCCTGCAGCGGAAATGGGGACGCTACGCTGAGCTGCTTCTGGGCACCTGTGGCAtcacagacag ATGCACTCCTAACCCGTGTGAACACGAAGGGCGATGCATCCAGTCCTGGGATGACTTCATCTGCTTGTGTGAGAACACTGGATATAAAGGCGAAGTGTGTCACAACT CTGTGTACAAGGAATCTTGTGAGGCCTACAGGCTCCATGGGAACTATGGGTCAGGCAACTACACCATTGACCCGGACCTGAGTGGACCATTGAAACCGTTCGAGGTGTACTGTATGATGAAAT CGTACAAGGCCTGGACGGTGATAATGCATGACCGTGTTGAGAGCACCAAGGTGTCTGGCAGCACGGTGGAGCGGCCCTTCATCGGAGACGTCAACTACTGGAACGCCTCTTGGGATGAAGTGACAGCGCTGGCCAACACCTCCATGTACTGTGAACAGTGGatcagctactcctgctacaagTCCCGCCTCCTCAACACCCCCA ACGGAAGGCCGTACGGTTATTGGATTGGGAGGAATAATGACAGTCATTACTACTGGGGCGGGACTTTCCGCGAAAGCCAGAAGTGCGGTTGTTCTATCAACCAGACCTGCGCCGACTCCCGCTTCCAGTGCAACTGCGATGCAGACTACCGgcaatg GTATACAGATAAAGGCTACCTGGACTGGAGGGATCACCTGCCAGTGAGGAAGGTGGTGGTAGGGGACACAAACAGAACCGGCTCTGAGGCCCACTTCAGTCTAGGGCCTCTACGTTGCCATGGCGACA GAAACATCTGGAACACCATAGCCTTCACCAAGCCCACTTACATCACCTTCCCCACCTTCATCCCTGGCAGCAGTGCCGACATCTCCTTCCACTTCAAAACCTACCGCGACCACGGCGTCTTCCTGGAGAACTCTGACGAGCACCTCCGCAACTTCATACGCATCGAGCTCAACA CCACCCAAGACCTGGCCTTTATATTCATGGTTGGAGACGGCATTCTCAACGTGACTTTACATTCTCCTATGCCACTTAACGATAACGAGTGGCACTATGTCCAGGCTGAGCTCAATGTGAAGGTGGCCAGGATTAAAGTGGACTACCAACCCTGGGCAATCAGACGCTTCCCTGGTCAGACTTTTGTCACCATGAAGTTCACCCACCCGCTCCTCATAG GCTCGGCCAATCGGACCAATCGACCGTACCTGGGCTGCCTCCGGGGGTTACGGATGAATGGAGTGACTCTGGACCTGGAAGGGAAGGTGAACGAGGAACAAGGGATCCGGAGGAACTGCACAGGCCAGTGTCTCAATGCCACCATACCGTGTCGAAACGACGGCCAGTGCCTAGAGGGCTACGCTGCCTACACGTGTGACTGCAACAACACAGCCTTTGAAGGCTTCTACTGCCATAAAG ACATCGGGGCCTACTTTGAGATTGGCTCGTGGCTGCGCTATGACATCCGGAAGAAGGCCATCTCAGACGAGGCTGTGTGGGCTAACTGGCTGGACCCTCACTTCCGCAACTTCAGCCTGGGTTACAATGACACCAGCGACGACATCGAATTCAGCTTCAGTACCCTCCACACTCCGGCCGTGCTGCTCTACATCAGCTCCTTCATCCAGGACTACATGGCGGTGATCCTCAGGAAGGATG GCAGTCTACACCTGAGGTACAAGCTAGGCTTGATCACCCACAAGTACCAGCTGGCATACAGGAACCTGGCAGATGGGTTCCCACACTATGTCAACATCACCAGACACAACCGAACCATCAAAACACAG GTGGACTATATGGAGCCCTTTATTGAGAAGATTACCCTGGTGGAGGACTTTAGGTTTGACTCACCCAAGTCCATGTTCATGGGGAGAGTGATGG AGGTGGGTGACATTGACTATGAGGTGCAGAGACACAACAGCCCTGGTTTTATTGGTTGCATATCGGGGGTGAGGTACAACATCCATGCTCCTCTGAAAACCTTCTTCCGGCCCAACGAGACGAACCCTCCTGTCACAATACAAGGCTATGTCTCCGAGTCCATCTGTGGGGCGTTCCCGCCTGTCCTGGGATACGTGCCCTGGGAGGTGGACCCCTGGTTCACGGGCATTG AATACTACTACATCCATGATGACCTAGGCTTGTTTTGGTTGACAG TGGTGGTTATCCTGGCAATGATGTTGCTCTTTGGAGGCATGTACAGCATCTACATCTACGTGTACCGCCAGAAAGGCAGCTACCACACCAACGAGCCCAAGAACCTGGAGTCCCCCAGCAGTTCCCGGCCTCTGACAGAGACGctgcgcaaggagaagaagaaccTTCCGGAAATCGAGGAAGAATTCAGGGCCGACTAG